The DNA segment TGACACAGGGGTGTGGCAATGCGCTAGATGCTTTGAGAAGACCACGTTTGGCACGCAGcgctgggctctgcagccctgTCGTATGTGGAAATGGTGCCGAAACCCAGTCACAGTCTGTGAGCACACAGGCAATGGAAGCAAGCCTTTGGTGGTATTAGCTTTTGAACCAGCTGCACTAAACTGATTGTTTAACCAGCACCGGCTGTGAAGTACCACTGTTAGCAACTTGAAGTTGGTACTTATACATATCTACCAATTTCTTACATTCCCTGCTGGCGAGTATTTATCCCCTTAGTCATCTAAGGCAGATTGATTACACTTATTTATGCATACAGCTATTTCTTattactgcatttgaaaaagagagagaggtagAATTGAACCTGTGAGgccaaatataaaccaaaaaggAACAAGAACAAATCACAGTTTATAAGTGTATTCCAAAACGTTCACAGGTCTATATGAATAGAAACTTCATTCTTTAGCTACTTAAACAATTTTGTTCTGGCCttttaagcaagaaaaatctTTGTCTTGTATAATTTTACACTTTCTGATCTCCGTCTTGGCCCCATATGAAAGATTCAGGACAGATATTCTCTCTTAAGGTCATGTTTTCAGGTATTATTgttgttctttccattttatttttaaaggactgtCCACGATACATAGAACGCTTCATTCCCTAAAACCTGACTCACTCTAGGAAAATCCGCATGATGAAGGACTGGCAGAGTTTGGCTCAAGTGAGTGgcatgcagcacagcactgctttGAAAGGTCAGTGCTCAAGGGACAGTGGTTTCTTTTAAATTCACTCCTTACAGTAAATGAAATAAGGAGAACGTTGTCTGGGGACAGCAGATGGGACAGATGCTGCCTTTTCTGTCTTGCTGATATTCATCAAGCCTTATTTGCCACTCCGGCAAACCTGATGTTGGACAATTTATGAGCAAAGACTGGCAACTCTTTCCTAGCTCTATGATTGAAACAAAAGTCGTTACTTCTTCAAGTCTGGGTGCTACATGCAGacctttcttttgcttctgaGAACTGGTAAACTTCTGAGGAGCTGGCAGAAATACTTATTACTCCCTCTGAAAAAACTCCATGTCAGATGGAATTTGACAAGACAATTTTCTAACAGTGTAGAGAGTTAAACAGATACTGTCAGAAGTAAGCTATGTATATCAAATTTCTTACACCCTGCCATACCTCCATAGGTGTGACTTAGAGTGGAAACAACCTAAGtccaacatatttttttcaagctgttaAGCTAGGCTATCCGTATTTCACCTTAGTACAGCAAAAGCTCATTTATAGGCTTGCCTTAAACAGGAAGCTGGGATTTAAAGTTCACGTAGCTCATTTATTTAGTGCAAGCTCACCTACACAGTCTAACTTACAGTCTATATCAAGACATAGgaagagtgtagccagcaggcTGAGAAGTGGCTATTCCCCTCAATTCACCAGTTGCGAGACCACATCTGAAATACCGGGTCTAGTTTGGGGCTCCCAGTGCTAGAAAGACATTGACAGACTGGAAtaagtccaacaaagggccaccaagatgatggaAGCTGGACCACGTAACTTTCAAAGTGGGACTGAGGGAACtgagtttgttcagccttaaaGAAGGCTAAAGGGAAATCTAACTACTGTCCACAACAGGAGTAACACAAGGCTAGGATAAGAGGCATTTGGTACAAGCTGTAATATAGGAAACTCTGACTTGGTACACAGAAATTCTGTCTTACTGGGAGGGTCGTCAAATCCTGGGATGGGCTGCTCAGTGAGGGCAGTATCTCTCactttggagatactcagaacaTGCCTGGACACAGCCTGGGGCAACCTGCTGCACCTAGACTTGCTTTGAGCACGAGGCTGGGTGAGAAGACCTCTGGAAGTCCTGTGCAACTTACATACTTCTGTGATTCAATGACTCTGGGCTTGTTGCGGTTTATGGGATACGAATTTAAGTGCACACAAAGAAAAGTATCCCCAGTGGCTTTGGATGCGGTCACCCAGCAGCACATTTCATACTGAACAGCCTACTTGCCACTTGACTCTTTCTGCCCTTGATACTAGTGTTTTCATGGGCTTTTGGTTCAAGGTGGTGTTTATGGGGCCCTTCACTACCACTCTTTTATGAGCAATAAAAACTGCTGTTGTTTATTGGAAATGCACTCCCATGAAGAATCTCAGTTACGCCTGAACACAGAGTCACCTTGTAACAGGAAATAATCCCTTCTCTCCCTTGCGTGGGAAGCCAGCCCTCGCTGGCTTAACAGTTTATAGGAACTTGCACATCTTCTTGACTTTCTCTAGGAGTTTGGAAGTGAAAGTAAGGAACAGCTTTTCCTCAGCTATGGGATCCACAGATGATTTGAGCTGGACAGATTGTACAGATTTGTAGCATTTCACTACACTCTCCAAGACATTAGGAGCagcaaaaatatatattaagcTAGAAAGAGTACACGGAGTAGGGCACAATAGCAACACCCCTGAGATGAGTGAAATGCCGCTGTTGACTATTTGTAAGAGAATGGAACGGAAGAACTGCAGGCTGTTACAGCCATATATTATACAAGTGCTCTAATTACTAAAACTCATGGCATGCATTTATGTCTGCTGGTAGACCAAAAAAGAAATCCTACAATTAAATTGACTTGGGAAATGAAATAAACAGGGGTAGGAGAATTGAAACTCCTGGCTCTTTATTTAGTCATCAAAGAAAGCTATTTTGCAACAAGCCAGGAGCATTCCATTAACAGTCTCAGAAGTGCTGAAGGACTAAGAGTGAGGCCCTTCATGAAGAGATAGCCTGAATTAGTAAAGATCTAAGGGGGTTCTCAAGccatattttgaatttcaaaacaaaCTCTAAATCGCTGAAGTTACTCCTTGATGTGCCGTTTACATTCTGTGCGCTTGATAAGTACATGCTATTGAGCTATAACCAAAGCAAGAAGCATTACCTTTGGCAAAGGAGGAGGTCTGGTACAGTCTCCTTTAGAAGAAAAGAGGGACAGAAGAGGGAAGATAGTTGCTGATCCTTGAAACTACctgaaatattaatgcaaatttACCTTAAGTGATAGAAAGTAAAGGAGCATTCCTGTTCTGGATAGCAGCTTCTGTAAGGTTTGGGAAGAGGCTTGTCCAAGTGTCAGTGCTGGAGGCACAGAGCAAGAAAAGTCTCTCAGTTCCTATTCTTGGGAGCTACAACTAGGGCTGAAGCACTGTTCGGTGAATCAGGCCCTCCGACTATGCATTGAGAAGACCTTCCCTTGAATCTCAGAAGTTATACCTAGGAGACAGGCATCAGGCACACAGCAGAGCAGAACCTATTGATGGATTTAACGAAGCTAGATTCTACCAGAAGGGCCGCAATGCTGGCTGGAGCCAGTCCTCAGTTAAGCTGGCTGGCAAGAGAGCTTTTTTGAAAGGTTGCTGAATATAGAACTAAATAAACAGCAGCTGTTGTCTTTACCTTTCAGCCTCGTAAATAAAAAGGCaatcttttattttgctcttgacAGAATATGTAAATGCTTTATTCACCCTTACGCCTGCCCTGGCAACATCCACTTCATCTTCTTATGGGGAAAGCAAATCTGTGCGAGCCGGGGTGCTTGTGACAGGGATTCCAGGAGTTGTTTGAAGCAAAGGCATTCCCTTTACACTGCTCCAGAAGGCAGTTCGGGGAGTGGGAAAACTGGGAAGCAGGCGCTTCCACGGGACCCGGCACAATCCCCCTTCCTCCAAACCCCTGGTTTTTTCCACGCCGGCACCGCTGAGTGCGGCGCAGCCCACAGACCGCCACAGCGCGACCCGCAGCCCCCTTCCCTGAGCCCGAGccgcctctctccctccctccctcccggagCCGCGGCTGcccagccggccccgccgccccccccgagcccttccccgggcggcggggccgggccgccccgtcccgccccgtcccgccccccgctcccccggcgtgcgggggccgctgccgccgccgccgccaaacTTTCGACGGTCCTCGCCGCGCCGCTGCCCCATCGTCGGTGAGGAGAGAACCCTCCCGGTGAGTGTGcgaggggagggcggcgggggcgcggggggacccGCCGtgggaggcgggagcggccgctCCTTTGCGGGGCCAgggggctccgctccccgcctcgcccagccctgccctgccctgccctgccctgccctgggagacCGGCTCCCGTGGCGAGAGCCGGCGGTGGCCACGCTCGCCACCCCGGGTGCATGTgggaagggggggacaggggagcgCGGCCGGCGCGGGGTGGCGTTGGGCTGCCCGCAGCGCCCGGGGAGCGCTGCCTTCCCCCGGGCAGGGCGCCTGGGGAGCGGCGGGAGGACGGCGGCGGTGGCACCCCGGAGGGATGCTTGCCGCCACCTTCGCCTCCGGCAGCCCCCAAGCCTTTCCCAGCGCGGGCACTGCGGTCCTGCTGGAAATGCCGCTTGCTAATGTAAGCACGTATTGCGCCCTTTTTGCTTACTCGCTCTCAGAAACGAATTAAAGCCTCCGTGGGCCTTCCTCTGCCGAAAGTTAGATGCAATTTGATGCCCGCCCCTGAGGATATgactgcctgggaaaaaaaaaaaaattggggacccccccccctccccccccagtgcTGAGTAGTATGCAAGGTGTGCAAATAAATGCCATCAGCTGGAGAGTTCATACCAAAACAGGGTCCTGTCAAACACTACCTGAGGCATCAAATGCCACCTCAGTTTCCCCCCGTACTCTGAAAGCAGCTGATTCTTTGCCCACGTAACTGTCCCATCGACAATGTCAAAGTTGTCCAATTTATTTCATCGCTTACTGACACACTGGCTCATCTCTGCTTGAAACCCTGGtcgtccctcctccctccctcagtTTTGTCTTATTGGCAAGACAAAAATGCCTTTCATCAGCCCAAACAGGGcagtaacaaataaaataaaagcgtCAGAACAAAAGAAggctttgctaaaaaaaaaaaaaagaggttggaaATAGGAATTAATAGAAAGTCAGGGACTAGAGAAACGAGTGAAAATATTGTTTGGGAAGAAAGGGATGCTACGTTCTTTGGCTGAGCTACATCCTTCTGCTTCTATTTATGGCAAAGGAGGGAAAAACCTGTGAAATTTGCCTTCCCTCTTACTGTTCTACTACACTGTGTAAATATGACCTGCTcttattttgcactgaaaaaatcaTGAGATTTTGAAGCACCTGACAGTTCAGGGACCTCACCAAATCTCTACTCTAGTAATATATGCAAGCATAATTCTTGGGTGTAGGTACACAGGTTGAAGGAAAAAGCTCAGCAGAGTTCTGAACTTCTGCGTACATAGCCTTGGCTCTGCAAATTGGGCTGGATCTCTTACATTTTTAACCTGGTGGACTAAAGGTGTATTGATAAGGAGTCCCTTCCTGCCACCCGTACTGAGGCTAGTAGTTGATAACTGATTATATTACTGAAAACAGCAGGTTAAGCTTGTAGAAACAGCTGGCATATCTCAGCTAGGTACCTCACAGTGTTTCACATCTCAGGCTTACACTACTAATTGTACAGTAAATGTTTACTAAATACTATAGCATAATTCTGACTGGTTTAGTTGGAGAAAAAATACCTTTCAGTTCACGCAGTCGATctgttgcttttgcagaaagaCGTTGTTTGGGATATTGTGTGGGATGCAAGCAAACGCAAAGGACTCAGTCACCTCCTGGTCGACAGCCCTCGTTTCTCAGTTAGGAAGTAGCACCTAAGGATGCGACTGATAGATGGGGACAGAGGTAGAAATGAAAACCTACAATGAAGtggatctgatttttttaaaaaattaaaaataattttaaaaaagccacaTGAAACCAAAGGCATTAATAGCTAGACTGCCTTTTTAGGCAGACCTGAATTTAAGATGAACTAAGCTATGTGTAACACCTGATAGCAAGAAAGTGACATTTCTTCTCTACTCTTGCTTTCCTTAGGGAATGTATGAATGGGGAAGCAGAGTTGGTAACTCAGGTTTGGCTTCCCGTCAGTGGCCAACAGTGGTGTTTTCTTGGTGAGCCCACTGGGCACTGGCAATTTCTTAGTATTTCCCCAGGTCAAGCCAAGGCGTCCGCAGGTGCTCGCTCAGCATGCCACCCATGGTCTGGGCAGTCTGCGTGGGGACATGCACGTTTTACATAGGACTGAAGTCCAAGTCAGCGATTAACTGTAAAACATCCATATATCCATCCATGCCTACTGAAGTCTTCAGGCAGCACAGAATTTGGCTCAGCCTGCGTAGGGAAGGCAACAAAACGTGATTTTGATGCCAGTGGTGGAATTCTTACTGACATCAGCAGGGGAATGATTTGCTCTTCTCTGTGACAGCAGTCAGAAATGAATCCCTGATAGGCACCCTCCAAGGAGCTGTGTTTTCTCAAACATTACACAGAATGGAAATATTATGTATAACTGAATCTTAATTGTTTCTTGACTTAATTTAAGCATTAATAGGTTACACAGCGATTTCAGAGAAATGCTATTATTTCAGTTCAGTTAGAGTGGTCTTTTTGCTTGCCATGTGGCACAAACTTTCCTAAAAGAAAGTTTCTTCAAAAAAGATTTCAGTAATTAGTTCTCTGGTGTTACGGAGGGACATAAACCTATAAGAATTTAGTAACTGTTTAAAGGAAACACTTTCCATTAAGGAAAAGCTGGAAGATTATTATGCTAATAGCAGTCTGGATGGTGCCGTTCCATGTAGAATTCCCATAGGTATTAATGGAAGTTTTGTGCTAAATCAGCAGTAGTTTTAGGTAGTGGATTGTATAAAAGGATATGCTGCCCAGCAGGATCTTAATCCTTCTGCATTTACTTAGGCAAACTTTGtctttgaaatgcttttgaaatctgTCCCAATTTTCAGCAGGAGTCATGCCTGAATAATATTACAGGATCGGGCTTCAAATGTAAGGGCaacagaatttaaatatattaagacAGATCGTCTTTTAATCCTGAGATGTAGAACGTGGGTTAGAGGAGGAAAGAGCTGTAGCTTTAGCTCGTTGCTTCTTGTCTTAGCTACCGTGGACTGATTTCTCCACGTGTTCCtgtactgttttgttttcagggacAGCTCTGTTGCTTAGACCAGGCTTCTGCAAGGATGGGGCCCCTGGAAGCAGTTGGCGAAGAAAACCAGACAGATGCAATGAAAATGGAGCTGTTCACCAAGCTGTACTTGCCGAGATACACCACCCCGCTCAACGAATTGGCTCTGGACCCTAAACCAGAACTGAAGGACAGCACGACGCTAGTTGAAGTGCAGATAATCCTCATCTTTGCTTACTGTTCCATCATTCTGCTGGGGGTCATCGGGAACTCCCTCGTCATCCACGTGATCATCAAGTTCAAAAGCATGCGTACAGTGACTAACTTCTTCATTGCCAACCTGGCTGTGGCTGACCTGCTGGTGAATACATTGTGCCTGCCCTTCACTTTGGTTTACACCCTGTTGGGCGAATGGAAACTTGGCCCTGTCTTGTGCCACCTGGTGCCTTATGCCCAGGCTCTTGCTGTGCACGTGTCTACCGTTACTTTGACTGTCATCGCTTTGGATCGGCATCGTTGCATCGTCTACCACTTGGAAAGCAAGATCTCTAAGCGGATCAGCTTCCTGATTATAGGAGTTGCCTGGGCAGTCAGTGCCCTGTTGGCAAGTCCTCTGGCCATCTTCCGTGAGTACTCATTGATCGAGATCATTCCTGACTTCAAGATTGTGGTCTGCTCTGAGAAGTGGCCAGGGGAGGGGCAGCTCAACTATGGCACCATCTACAGCATCTCCATGCTCCTGATCCAGTACGTGCTGCCCCTGGCAGTTATCTCCTATGCCTACGCTCGTATCTGGACCAAGCTCAAGAACCACGTTAGTCCTGGGGCAGGGAATGACCACTACCACCACCGGCGGCGGAAAACCACTAAAATGCTGGTTTGTGTGGTTGTAGTGTTCGCTGTCAGCTGGCTGCCATTTCACACCTTCCAGCTAGTCAGTGACATTGACAGCCAGGTGTTAGACCTGAAAGAATACAAACTGATCTACACAGTGTTTCACGTCATTGCCATGTGCTCAACATTTGCTAACCCCCTTCTCTACGGCTGGATGAACAACAACTACAGGACGGCCTTCCTCACGGCCTTCCAGTGTGAACAGCGGCTGGACTCCATCCACCCTGAAGTATCAGCAGCTTTCAAAGCCAGGAAGAAACTGGAAGCAAAGAGGATTCAATTCCCTGGAGACTCTTTCACACAACCTACCAATGTCTAAGATGTCtgactttaaagaagaaattatataTGTTACAGACCAAGGGATAGATCCATTTTGAcacatgcatttttaatgcatatttttattcataaatggTGAAAGAAAAGTAGCAGGGAAGTCAAGGCAGGTGGTATGATTTGAGGGGAGTTGATTGGCATCAAGAGTGTGTAACTCTACAACTCCAAGGAAGTAAAAGGGAGAGACTTTGTTTATGGCTGTCTCTGACGGGGTAAGAGACGCTCCCATCCCTCCCATCGCTTTTTCACAAGTCTAAATGACAGagtttgctggttttgctatagGAAGGCAAATGGCTGATTTGGAGCGTAGGAATATTGACGGCAGGAGCAGGTAATTTTTATGTTGCATACGGAGATCAGGGAGAACAGAAATCTGCCAGGAGAACGAAGCCTGTCTGGGAAGAATGGGCTGTGCTGGTTAAACTTTTCAGACCCCTTCTCTCCCACAGGCACCTTTTGTGAAGATAAGGGAATTAAGAAGAGAAATATGTTACTGGTTTTGATTTGTACTGAAGTACTTCAaaccaaagcatttaaaatggattaggggaaaaaaagagaagaaaaaaaaacaaaacaaaaccaaaaaccccaacagattGAATGTGAAGAAAGGTCAAGTTTCTACATAAAATGAAATGTGGGTTTTGGTCAATCAAATGGGGTAAAAAGTCATTCCTTAAGAGTTGGCTGTGGTTATGCTGGTGAGGAAATTGCAAGCCTGTGACCAGATCAGTTATTCCCTGCAGATCCCTCCCTTTCATTCTGCGCTGGGAACAGCTCACAAATGCAGTGCTTTAAAGTGGCGTTTgagggcaggggatgcaggctCAGGTCTTCTGTGAGCACTTCATAAACTgccaatattttaattttcaggacCTGCTTAAATGTCTAACGTGTTATTAACTCCACAGGCTTTGAATTGTTGCTGCTTTCTTCCTGGATAATAAAACAGCAGATAATTTTGATCCTCTGGAAAGGCTGCTAGATGGAAATGTGCTTTTACTTATTGTGGTTTTATGTCACACACTCATCTCATCTTGGagctttttctgtctttagcCTTTGTAAAAATTAAGAACATCTGAATGACTGTAACCTAATAACAGTATGCTAGCTTTATGTGATAACCTATCAGTTATTCTGCATGCTGTAGTTAATAGTTAAATTCCTTTTTTGCTCAGGTATAAAATTTTAATCTGTTTACTGTGTTGTAAACAGCAATGTTCAACTCTTCTGTGTCTTTGTTTAGCCTCTTTGAACTTAttaaagagacaaagaaaatttCAATCCATGTTTATTTCAAGCTGCCCTGTTGCTTATCTGGAATGAAAATAAGCATGATACTTTCACTTGGAGTCTCTTTCCACAGCTAAATTTCAGCcgcctcattttttttcctctccatttttcatTGTTCCTAAATTCACTGTGTACTCTCtggcaaattaaaaaacaacaaaactccaGTACTGAAGCGTTAGCAATGTAGTAGTGAATGGTATCAGATCTTTATCAAGTGGAGAAATTCTTCTTTGTGTGTGCAGTATTTGGCACCATCCTTTAAATATCCATGAAATCATTTGGACTTGGATTTTCATGAGCGGAGAAGGGAGGTCTAGAGAATTAGCTAGTGTTTACTCAAGCAGGAAAAAGTATCCATCATTCTTAAACAGTTTTACAAAAATAGATTAATTCTCAACCATGTTGAGAACATGATATTGTCCACAAGTTATTTTTGTCTGAGTATTAATAATATCCAAAATGTAAGCTCAAAACTGTTATGGGTGAGGAAGGATTACAGAAGTGTGCAATTATTATGGGCATCAGTCATATGTATCAGTTACAGTTGACTCTGAACCCTTCATCAAAAGTATTATTGCCACAAATAGCctcctttatttaaaaagcaaatagtttAAAAGTTCTGTTTCAACTCTTTTAAGCCTGTTAAGAGTGTGGTATATAGACGGTTTTGAAGTAACCGTGACAGTGTGTGCTAAAGCTACAATTGCCGGGCTAATTCTCTGTAATTTTAAGTCTGCTTTACGTCATCCTGTGTAAAAGTGATTAATTACAAATTATCTTTCAGTCTATTTCATGGCATCTTTATTTTACTGCTTCCTGAGCTTTCTCTGCAGCCACCGTGTTGAGCCAGAGTTGGTGCGCTAATTTATTGCATGGCTTTCCTCAGCGGTGTGGAGGTGGTGCCTGGGTCAGTGCCTGCTTTAGGGACACAGACCTCCGCACCGTGTCCCACTGCCTGGTGTGGATTTTCCCGCAGGCACTTCAAGGTGGGATGTGGAAGAGCCACACGCTTTGCTTAGTCGCTCCTCGCGACTTGGCTCCCACACGAACACAGCTGCACACTTGAGTACCCCTTCACGTTGTAAGAAGACTAGGCAGTTTCTCACCAAAAGCAATGAGGTAGCAACACCCCTCAGTTGTCCCGAATCACAGCTGTCAAAAGGATGTGGAAAGCTGGGGTTTGTCCCCATTTCCCCCTGAGGGAAAGTAAACCCATAAACAGGCTCTAACCACCGGACTGAAGGGTCTGCAGGGGAGCCTCTGCTTTGCCTGAAATAGGAACTGGAATGTAGGTCTCCCCATTCACCTGTCGTGCTTCAGTTAGTTTTTTTTAGAAGCACTATATTCTTTTCCCATGGAATAGGTACAAGTTTTATACAAAGCCAGAGAACACCAGGAGCAACCCTCATTGAAGAATTTGCAAGGAGGCGGTGGGGCACCCAAAATGAAATGTCATCGCTGATTCAGAGCAAGAGTTTGAACCAACGCGCCTCAGTTTTGATGAGAGTGGCTTAGCCAGCACACTGCGGCCTCTCCTGAGATAGCAACATACATTTTCTTAGAGCTGTTTGattgtatataaaataattaaactttgAATATCATGATTTTATGTGCAGGTGGTTACGACCTTTGTGTGGCACTTGGGTTTCCGGGCCGAGGATCTCAAAACAGATACAGCCAGAGTTTGAGTTAGCCCTCCCATGTTCTTCATAAGTATTTCTACTATGAAGATGCTGCACTGCTGGCCGAAGGAGAGCAAGAAAGTGGCACCAtgctaatcacagaatcacagaatggtcggggttagaagggacctctggagatcatctagtccaacccccctgccagagcagggtcacctagagcgggttgcacaggaacgcgtccaggcgggttttgaatgtctccagagttggagaatccaccacctctctgggcagcctgtgccagtgctctgccaccctcaaagtgacaaagtttttcctcatgttgagatggaactgcctgtgttccagtttgtgcccataaTCTCTGGAAGGGTCTTACTGGGGGCTCTCCTTTGGGGTTGGCTTATAAAAAGGAGACCTATCCACCACACGGATCCCATCAAATGTAATCTCGAATCTTAGCTGCTCAGCACTTAGTTCTGGGCCTTGCTGAAAGAACATGTTTTGATGCCTTGCGAATTTTACTGGCAGAAGCGTGTCTCCAGGCTTAGGCAGCAGCGGAGTACTGAGCAGGACATAATTAGACATGTACAGCTGCAGCCACACTTTCTCCCAGCGCTGGCTGGGCATAAGCCAGCTCAAGCCTGGCGGCAGAAGAGCTGCACTCATGGACTCTCCTGAGGCTTTCAGGCTTTGCCTTGGAGGAGGACATGGCAGCTTGGGACCAGCACTGCAGGCACAGTGTCGTGCTGCTTCCAGACGAGTGTTAAAAGCCATGTTGCCTGTTCAGGGCTACGGCCATTGGACCACAAGTGGAGAAGTAATCCTGAGTAAGCATGCCAGGGTCTTATGGGAGGCCAGTGACGATGGGTTTTTGGTATGTGGGGACAGTGCTGAACCCTCCCATCTAGCTCTATGAATAAATAGTCTTCATTGAGAATTGTGATCTCCACATAGAACTGCAGACGACAACCGAGCAGAAAGTATATGACTGTGAATCTGAGGATAAATAGGCTTGAGAGCACAGCAATTAAAATAGAGGAACTAGGCTTGGACAACAAATGGGTTTAGTATACATATCTTTTTATATATGAATTGTATGGCAGAGCTGTGCAAAAGCTGTTTGGTAGCGTTAAGTTTGTTGGAAATAATTCTGTTGCCCCACAGTTGGTATAACTGGGTCTTGTATAAAATATGTAATGGACATACATACATTGCCAAAATACATAACAAGTTAAATAACACTAAGAGTAATAACTGAATAGTAAATATTATCTGCATTTTATCTGTCAGACtgcaaaagaatcacagaattcaCAGATTAGTATAATCCATTTCCTTGCTTCATAGTTTCTAAAGTCACTCAGGGATTTTTCTTATATTAATCCAGATAATGACCTTAAGGGATGAATTTTGTCTTTGGATCCCTGAGTTATTTACCTGGTATTGTCATTGTAAATGCCACTCCACATTAAGGGAGCTACTTTGTGCCAAATTACAGGTTCTTTGCCCTAAGAAGCTAGAAGATGTATGTAAATCTATGCAAGGTTAGTGTTGCTGAAAAGCCGTTTTTTTAACACTACAGTATAAAAGCTTATTTATGCTATCAATAGTGATTTTCATATCTcatcttaaaaaatattaaattggatgttattttaaaagaaaattgatacAAGGCTAGTGAGGAAATCTGAAGCTGCTAAAACTGGACAAGTGAGGAAGTCAGAGAATGAGCGGCTACTTCAAGGAGAAGAGCAAGCAAGAAAGGGGCTAGTGAGGATGTAATTGATTTATAGACTTTCCTTCT comes from the Chroicocephalus ridibundus chromosome 5, bChrRid1.1, whole genome shotgun sequence genome and includes:
- the NPY2R gene encoding neuropeptide Y receptor type 2 gives rise to the protein MGPLEAVGEENQTDAMKMELFTKLYLPRYTTPLNELALDPKPELKDSTTLVEVQIILIFAYCSIILLGVIGNSLVIHVIIKFKSMRTVTNFFIANLAVADLLVNTLCLPFTLVYTLLGEWKLGPVLCHLVPYAQALAVHVSTVTLTVIALDRHRCIVYHLESKISKRISFLIIGVAWAVSALLASPLAIFREYSLIEIIPDFKIVVCSEKWPGEGQLNYGTIYSISMLLIQYVLPLAVISYAYARIWTKLKNHVSPGAGNDHYHHRRRKTTKMLVCVVVVFAVSWLPFHTFQLVSDIDSQVLDLKEYKLIYTVFHVIAMCSTFANPLLYGWMNNNYRTAFLTAFQCEQRLDSIHPEVSAAFKARKKLEAKRIQFPGDSFTQPTNV